In the Styela clava chromosome 8, kaStyClav1.hap1.2, whole genome shotgun sequence genome, one interval contains:
- the LOC120346325 gene encoding uncharacterized protein LOC120346325 isoform X2, translating to MFRDHRFPPPNMPYPPPFSPHLPPPPFTPTMPPMPGFQQWLPGQHSTQQHSIQRPFMPTPPPIPGRASPYEYSNSVRLTPPSQPWMKDNRSNLTMQWNSNPQQPKPAMIMQSQNESDKIWLQNFVHKCKMSSECQDSSVKSMTISQVRDLHAKACELTNELKGLSSTNLDDPRTLIVKAELDKVLSKLSDEAMVSNLSEKLRKRAKKRQKMKEKRKSKYLEKQQLQADLEQKHKEFDEWVRKQAELEQRQKREKEVQKQLDKHLQEISQSKEKLKKSLEIINALGKLRKVRKESAIQKGHQQASETHDKVFSNAHSEAKDYIVCTLAKFNQEEKSLRSFLEEEHKKEEDKIKKQKSKVEEEKHNDWNKHRWEVLFGTHDQLNAFDSMWPIQELHKQASSTLFALTNTRQQWDQFISSSGTRIPTKWLEPPVSTDDVFRIHATG from the exons ATGTTTAGAGATCACCGTTTTCCTCCACCAAATATGCCTTACCCACCACCATTTTCCCCACATCTACCACCCCCACCTTTTACTCCAACGATGCCACCTATGCCTGGCTTTCAACAATGGCTCCCTGGGCAACATTCAACACAGCAACACTCTATTCAAAGACCTTTCATGCCAACCCCTCCGCCAATTCCAGGAAGAGCTTCACCATACGAATATTCCAACTCTGTGCGATTAACACCTCCATCTCAACCTTGGATGAAAGATAATAGATCAAATCTGACTATGCAATGGAATTCTAATCCTCAACAGCCAAAGCCTGCAATGATAATGCAGTCACAAAACGAATCAGATAAAATTTGGCTGCAGAATTTTGTTCACAAATGCAAAATGTCTTCTGAATGTCAAGATTCATCAGTAAAATCAATGACA ATTTCTCAAGTTCGAGATCTACATGCAAAAGCTTGTGAGCTAACAAATGAGCTGAAGGGTTTATCGAGCACCAATTTAGATGATCCAAGGACACTTATTGTAAAG GCAGAGCTGGATAAGGTTTTGTCCAAACTCTCAGATGAAGCCATGGTGTCGAATCTTTCAGAAAAATTACGAAAACGAGCGAAGAAAAggcaaaaaatgaaagaaaaaagaaaatcaaagtATTTGGAGAAGCAACAATTACAAGCCGATCTAGAGCAAAAACATAAGGAATTCGATGAATGGGTCAGAAAACAAGCAGAATTAGAACAAAGACAAAAACGA GAAAAAGAAGTACAAAAACAGCTGGACAAGCATTTACAAGAAATTTCTCAAAGTAAAGAGAAGTTGAAAAAATCCCTTGAAATAATAAATGCTCTGGGAAAACTTCGAAAAGTAAGAAAAGAATCGGCTATTCAGAAAGGACATCAACAAGCATCAGAAACTCATGATaaagttttttcaaatgcaCATTCAGAAGCTAAAGATTATATTGTGTGTACTTTAGCTAAATTTAATCAGGAAGAAAAGTCATTGAGAAGTTTTCTGGAAGAAGAGCATAAGAAAGAGgaagataaaattaaaaaacaaaaatcaaaagttGAAGAGGAGAAACATAATGATTGGAACAAACATCGTTGGGAAGTCTTGTTCGGAACGCATG ATCAACTGAATGCTTTTGATTCAATGTGGCCAATACAAGAATTACACAAACAAGCCAGTTCAACGTTATTTGCGCTGACAAACACTAG GCAACAATGGGACCAATTCATTTCTAGCTCTGGTACCAGAATACCTACAAAATGGTTGGAGCCTCCAGTTTCAACAGATGATG TATTCAGAATCCATGCAACTGGGTGA
- the LOC120345700 gene encoding vacuolar protein sorting-associated protein 33A-like produces the protein MASHLSTGVVNLAMVREEARRELLRLLDKCAGPKALVWDYALTDRFGLIAEFPLLKEHEVERMFPLAGGKLAKSTVQHIIFITRPKLDQMDFIAQNIQREEDGTGFGKEFHVFFVPWKSYLCLQKLEELGVSSMLKNIEEYRLDLIPLEYDLLSMEHYSSLFDCTINEDYSSLYLVARALNSLQKQFGIIPNIHCKGRYAQMVCEIMKRIRLESKSSEDEGEVPPQIDRLLILDRSVDLLSPLVTQLTYEGLIDEVYEIKNATAKFPPEKFSKEGQNDGGTTEPKKIILSSKDELFAILRDRNFNAVGPTLKVTAKQITEQFEERHAAKTVGEIKKFVSHLPQMQQAKANLASHTSIAELIKEHTDTEGFLDTIAVEQEFLNGIGTDKVNPYIEDCLFKKKPLHKVLRLLCLQNLTNNGLKPKVLDYYKREILHTYGFENVITLRNLEKSGLMQLPCKLWNYNTIRKSLRLVVEDINEKDPRDIAYVHSGYAPLSARLTQIHSHPGWRSIEEVLRLLPGPPAQPIKQSAPRRKRMGTNTSNGSIVTLVFFVGGVTYAEISALRFLSSLESGGPKDEYIVATTSIINGNSMIKGFLETCNDKS, from the exons ATGGCATCTCATCTCTCTACTGGTGTGGTAAACCTGGCAATGGTCAGGGAAGAAGCAAGACGAGAATTGTTACGTTTACTTGACAAGTGTGCTGGACCGAAG GCATTGGTTTGGGACTATGCTCTCACAGATCGATTTGGTCTCATTGCTGAGTTTCCGCTGCTGAAAGAACATGAGGTTGAGAGAATGTTTCCACTTGCTGGAGGAAAACTTGCAAAATCTACTGTACagcatattatatttataacaaGGCCAAAATTAGATCAAATGGACTTTATTGCTCAGAATATACAGAGAGAGGAAGATGGAACAGGCTTTGGAAAAGAGTTTCACGTTTTCTTTGTACCGTGGAAAAGTTATCTTTGCCTTCAAAAGCTGGAG GAACTTGGAGTTTCAAGCATGCTGAAAAATATAGAAGAATACAGACTTGATCTTATTCCTCTGGAGTACGATCTTCTGTCTATGGAACATTATTCTTCATTATTTGACTGCACAATCAATGAAGATTACTCGTCACTTTATTTGGTTGCTAGAGCATTGAACAGCTTACAGAAACAGTTTGGAAttattccaaatattcattgcaAAGGCAGATATGCCCAG atGGTTTGTGAAATTATGAAAAGAATCCGACTTGAATCAAAAAGTAGTGAAGATGAAGGAGAGGTTCCTCCACAAATTGATAGATTATTGATTCTAGATCGTTCTGTTGATTTGTTGTCGCCGCTTGTTACCCAACTGACATACGAAGGATTGATAGATGaagtttatgaaattaaaaatg CAACTGCAAAATTTCCACCTGAAAAGTTTTCCAAAGAAGGTCAAAATGATGGAGGCACTACTGAACCGAAGAAGATCATACTCTCATCCAAAGATGAATTATTTGCAATACTACGAGACAGAAACTTCAATGCCGTGGGCCCCACTTTGAAAGTGACAGCAAAGCAGATTACTGAGCAGTTTGAG GAGAGGCACGCAGCAAAAACAGTTGGTGAAATTAAGAAGTTTGTTTCCCATTTGCCACAAATGCAACAGGCAAAAGCAAATTTAGCGAGCCACACATCAATAGCAGAATTAATCAAGGAACATACTG ACACTGAGGGATTTCTAGACACAATAGCTGTTGAACAGGAGTTTTTAAATGGAATCGGAACAGACAAAGTGAATCCTTATATAGAGGATTGTCTATTCAAGAAAAAACCATTGCATAAAGTTCTGCGACTTTTATGCCTTCAAAATTTAACCAATAATGGTTTAAAGCCGAAGGTGCTCGATTATTACAAGCGAGAAATACTACAT ACCTATGGTTTCGAGAATGTCATAACGTTGAGAAACCTCGAAAAAAGTGGTTTGATGCAATTGCCATGCAAGTTATGGAATTACAACACCATCCGTAAATCCCTGCGTCTCGTAGTAGAAGACATCAATGAAAAG gaTCCTCGAGACATAGCTTATGTTCACAGTGGATATGCTCCACTTAGTGCAAGATTGACTCAAATTCACTCTCATCCTGGTTGGAGGAGTATTGAGGAAGTTCTACGCTTGCTGCCTGGTCCACCCGCTCAACCAATAAAGCAGTCAGCCCCTCGTAGAAAAC GAATGGGAACCAACACTAGTAATGGATCAATTGTCACTCTTGTGTTCTTTGTTGGTGGCGTTACTTATGCAGAAATATCCGCTCTAAGATTCCTTTCCTCATTGGAAAGTGGTGGACCAAAAGATGAATATATTGTTGCTACAACTTCTATTATCAATGGGAACTCCATGATCAAAGGCTTCTTAGAGACTTGTAATGATAAATCATAA
- the LOC120346325 gene encoding programmed cell death protein 7-like isoform X1 codes for MFRDHRFPPPNMPYPPPFSPHLPPPPFTPTMPPMPGFQQWLPGQHSTQQHSIQRPFMPTPPPIPGRASPYEYSNSVRLTPPSQPWMKDNRSNLTMQWNSNPQQPKPAMIMQSQNESDKIWLQNFVHKCKMSSECQDSSVKSMTISQVRDLHAKACELTNELKGLSSTNLDDPRTLIVKAELDKVLSKLSDEAMVSNLSEKLRKRAKKRQKMKEKRKSKYLEKQQLQADLEQKHKEFDEWVRKQAELEQRQKREKEVQKQLDKHLQEISQSKEKLKKSLEIINALGKLRKVRKESAIQKGHQQASETHDKVFSNAHSEAKDYIVCTLAKFNQEEKSLRSFLEEEHKKEEDKIKKQKSKVEEEKHNDWNKHRWEVLFGTHDQLNAFDSMWPIQELHKQASSTLFALTNTRQQWDQFISSSGTRIPTKWLEPPVSTDDGWNSYLDDDS; via the exons ATGTTTAGAGATCACCGTTTTCCTCCACCAAATATGCCTTACCCACCACCATTTTCCCCACATCTACCACCCCCACCTTTTACTCCAACGATGCCACCTATGCCTGGCTTTCAACAATGGCTCCCTGGGCAACATTCAACACAGCAACACTCTATTCAAAGACCTTTCATGCCAACCCCTCCGCCAATTCCAGGAAGAGCTTCACCATACGAATATTCCAACTCTGTGCGATTAACACCTCCATCTCAACCTTGGATGAAAGATAATAGATCAAATCTGACTATGCAATGGAATTCTAATCCTCAACAGCCAAAGCCTGCAATGATAATGCAGTCACAAAACGAATCAGATAAAATTTGGCTGCAGAATTTTGTTCACAAATGCAAAATGTCTTCTGAATGTCAAGATTCATCAGTAAAATCAATGACA ATTTCTCAAGTTCGAGATCTACATGCAAAAGCTTGTGAGCTAACAAATGAGCTGAAGGGTTTATCGAGCACCAATTTAGATGATCCAAGGACACTTATTGTAAAG GCAGAGCTGGATAAGGTTTTGTCCAAACTCTCAGATGAAGCCATGGTGTCGAATCTTTCAGAAAAATTACGAAAACGAGCGAAGAAAAggcaaaaaatgaaagaaaaaagaaaatcaaagtATTTGGAGAAGCAACAATTACAAGCCGATCTAGAGCAAAAACATAAGGAATTCGATGAATGGGTCAGAAAACAAGCAGAATTAGAACAAAGACAAAAACGA GAAAAAGAAGTACAAAAACAGCTGGACAAGCATTTACAAGAAATTTCTCAAAGTAAAGAGAAGTTGAAAAAATCCCTTGAAATAATAAATGCTCTGGGAAAACTTCGAAAAGTAAGAAAAGAATCGGCTATTCAGAAAGGACATCAACAAGCATCAGAAACTCATGATaaagttttttcaaatgcaCATTCAGAAGCTAAAGATTATATTGTGTGTACTTTAGCTAAATTTAATCAGGAAGAAAAGTCATTGAGAAGTTTTCTGGAAGAAGAGCATAAGAAAGAGgaagataaaattaaaaaacaaaaatcaaaagttGAAGAGGAGAAACATAATGATTGGAACAAACATCGTTGGGAAGTCTTGTTCGGAACGCATG ATCAACTGAATGCTTTTGATTCAATGTGGCCAATACAAGAATTACACAAACAAGCCAGTTCAACGTTATTTGCGCTGACAAACACTAG GCAACAATGGGACCAATTCATTTCTAGCTCTGGTACCAGAATACCTACAAAATGGTTGGAGCCTCCAGTTTCAACAGATGATGGTTGGAATAGTTACCTTGATGATGACTCTTGA